One window of the uncultured Paludibaculum sp. genome contains the following:
- a CDS encoding glycosyltransferase, translating to MRPQVTILLPAMKGYDSVLAALDSWEAQTRRDSLEILILCPENLGPTAAQAAALTPGQVVVDVGRADLHEARARGIGVASGHYVMLAEDHCLPDPAWSEAILERLAEGWDAVGPALRAGNRTTCWAEGSFLIGYGEWMMPVTGGPTNVLCGWNVVIRAELLRQRGPELVGDMLMGAFLVRRLRQQGGRFYLEDRARMRHFDPPGCAYEILLLSIVGLGFGAVRTRQWALPLRLLYPLAAPAIAFLHWKRAFVHFRRAGRGSGVSLAALAATVVLASAWGLGEAAGAVLGTRRVAPYLWRTEVKPVGRADVARSSALEGAGTGGRASAAGV from the coding sequence ATGAGACCTCAGGTTACGATCCTGCTGCCCGCGATGAAGGGCTATGACAGCGTGCTGGCTGCCTTGGATTCGTGGGAAGCGCAGACGCGCAGAGATTCGCTGGAGATCCTTATTCTTTGTCCGGAGAACCTTGGGCCAACGGCGGCACAGGCGGCAGCGCTCACGCCCGGCCAAGTTGTCGTCGATGTCGGCCGGGCTGATCTGCATGAGGCGCGGGCCCGCGGGATCGGCGTTGCGTCGGGCCACTATGTGATGCTGGCGGAGGATCACTGCCTGCCGGACCCGGCCTGGTCGGAAGCAATCCTGGAGCGTCTTGCGGAAGGCTGGGATGCCGTGGGGCCGGCGCTTCGTGCGGGCAACCGGACGACGTGCTGGGCGGAGGGGTCGTTCCTGATCGGGTATGGCGAGTGGATGATGCCGGTGACCGGCGGTCCTACGAATGTGTTGTGCGGGTGGAACGTCGTGATTCGTGCCGAGCTGTTGCGCCAACGGGGGCCTGAGCTCGTGGGCGACATGCTCATGGGCGCGTTCCTGGTCCGCCGTTTGCGTCAGCAGGGAGGGCGCTTTTATCTCGAAGACCGGGCACGGATGCGGCACTTCGATCCGCCGGGCTGCGCTTACGAGATTCTGTTGCTCTCCATCGTTGGGCTGGGTTTTGGAGCAGTGCGGACTCGGCAATGGGCGCTGCCGTTGCGGCTTCTGTATCCGTTGGCTGCTCCGGCTATCGCGTTCCTGCACTGGAAGCGAGCGTTCGTCCACTTCCGGCGTGCCGGGCGGGGCTCCGGCGTGAGTCTGGCGGCGCTGGCGGCCACGGTGGTGCTCGCTTCGGCTTGGGGACTCGGCGAAGCTGCCGGCGCGGTATTGGGGACACGTCGGGTCGCGCCGTATCTGTGGCGTACCGAGGTGAAGCCTGTGGGGCGGGCGGATGTGGCGCGGTCGAGCGCCTTGGAGGGCGCCGGGACCGGCGGACGGGCGTCGGCGGCGGGGGTATGA
- a CDS encoding ABC transporter ATP-binding protein, with product MFPDSSPAIEVTELRKVYGEKAAVDGLTLRVERGCFFGFLGPNGAGKTTTIRMLMGLAPPTSGSIQILGHAMPADAVAIKSKIGLVPDDTLLFDHLTGGEFIEFVGRMYGLGRDLAHQRTTELLELFELQGAGRKLIGEYSKGMKKRVAMAAALIHRPQLYLLDEPFEGVDAVGARLMKDILLDQVRQGATIFLTSHVLEVVERLCDRVAIINQGRIAVDGPLSELRAGAFSADPDRSGQPETLEDIFVRVVGGPARASESLDWL from the coding sequence GTGTTTCCCGATTCCTCGCCCGCCATCGAAGTAACCGAGCTACGCAAGGTTTACGGTGAAAAAGCCGCCGTCGACGGACTCACCCTCCGTGTCGAACGCGGCTGCTTCTTTGGCTTCCTCGGACCCAACGGCGCCGGCAAAACCACCACCATCCGCATGCTCATGGGCCTCGCCCCGCCCACCTCCGGCTCCATCCAGATCCTCGGCCACGCCATGCCCGCCGACGCCGTCGCCATCAAGTCCAAGATTGGCCTCGTCCCCGATGACACACTCCTCTTCGACCACCTCACCGGCGGCGAATTCATCGAATTTGTAGGACGCATGTATGGCCTCGGCCGCGACCTCGCCCATCAGCGCACCACCGAACTCCTGGAACTTTTCGAACTCCAGGGAGCCGGCCGTAAACTCATCGGCGAATACTCCAAGGGCATGAAGAAACGTGTCGCCATGGCCGCCGCCCTCATCCACCGCCCGCAACTCTACCTCCTCGACGAGCCCTTCGAAGGCGTCGACGCCGTCGGAGCCCGCCTCATGAAGGACATCCTCCTCGACCAGGTCCGCCAGGGCGCCACCATCTTCCTCACCTCCCACGTCCTCGAAGTCGTCGAACGCCTCTGCGACCGCGTCGCCATCATCAACCAGGGCCGCATCGCCGTCGACGGACCGCTCTCCGAACTCCGTGCCGGAGCCTTCTCCGCCGACCCCGATCGCTCGGGCCAACCCGAAACACTGGAAGACATTTTTGTTCGTGTCGTCGGCGGCCCCGCGCGCGCCTCCGAATCGCTCGACTGGCTCTGA
- a CDS encoding HDOD domain-containing protein, which yields MSPSILHRVSFRDRALRSLDKLPPFSPVLNHLIASLADDDVSFARLADVIERDTVLSGNILRLVNSALYGRRGMISSVRAAVLMLGISKLRNYLLGLSVSRMWATVATPPGWSTARFNDHSVSAAILSDLLVQKTKADFPEGAFVAGLLHDLGRMMIAIALPAEFERIQNDHAETGKPLEVIEHELLDVTHSELSAAALTRWNLPLKIQKAVLYHHRSAIDPTVGAHGPMALSLMVETANALANGSRHGITDTDEKLCEPANEAMQRLGLVDAEAGLMVQFEAELQAVRSQL from the coding sequence GTGAGTCCGAGTATCCTGCATCGAGTGTCATTCCGCGACCGGGCTTTGCGGAGCCTGGATAAGCTGCCGCCGTTCTCTCCGGTTCTCAATCACCTGATTGCGAGTCTGGCTGACGACGACGTGTCTTTCGCTCGTTTGGCGGACGTGATTGAACGGGATACGGTGCTGTCCGGCAACATTCTGCGGCTGGTGAACTCGGCGTTGTACGGGCGGCGGGGCATGATCAGCAGCGTGCGGGCCGCGGTGTTGATGCTCGGGATCTCCAAACTGCGGAACTACCTGTTGGGCCTGTCGGTTTCACGGATGTGGGCCACGGTGGCCACGCCTCCGGGCTGGTCGACGGCCCGGTTCAATGACCATTCCGTGTCGGCGGCCATTCTGTCCGATCTACTGGTGCAGAAGACGAAGGCGGACTTCCCGGAGGGGGCGTTCGTGGCCGGGTTGCTGCATGACCTGGGGCGAATGATGATCGCCATCGCGCTGCCGGCGGAGTTTGAGCGGATCCAGAACGACCACGCCGAGACGGGGAAGCCGCTGGAGGTCATTGAGCACGAGTTGCTGGACGTGACGCACTCGGAGTTGTCGGCGGCCGCGCTGACACGCTGGAATCTGCCGCTGAAGATCCAGAAGGCTGTGTTGTACCATCACCGGTCAGCGATCGATCCGACGGTGGGCGCGCATGGGCCGATGGCCCTGAGCCTGATGGTGGAGACGGCGAATGCGCTGGCCAATGGGTCGAGGCACGGAATCACCGATACGGATGAGAAGCTGTGTGAGCCAGCCAATGAGGCGATGCAGCGGCTCGGGCTGGTGGATGCGGAAGCGGGGTTGATGGTGCAGTTTGAGGCGGAGTTGCAGGCGGTGCGGTCGCAGTTGTAG
- a CDS encoding glycosyltransferase family 8 protein, whose amino-acid sequence MKQLPDDAVRIVCAVNHSYLLPLAVMLKSLQAHLRPECRCELYLLHTGIPEEGIAAISSTIETHSILLSQEQLAEAPCAARFPPEASAPLLLPELLPSVVERVLFLDADLLVMRDVAELWETPLDERVLAAAPDAAVPLCSAPRGVKGWQALGIPHDAAYFNCGVLLIHLGRWRERNVTQRALRYFENTREPIDFLHQEALNAVLWDDWKRLDPRWNLLASRAGRSFDRSGREDWKRPGIVHFAGRMKPWRAAIGGPFNAPYQRALADVLPLLSPEPADWMDRFVSLYDRHLRAVLYPLEQYLWRRRFL is encoded by the coding sequence TTGAAGCAGCTCCCTGACGATGCCGTCCGCATTGTCTGCGCGGTCAATCACTCTTACCTGCTGCCTCTCGCGGTAATGCTGAAGTCCCTTCAAGCACATCTCCGCCCTGAGTGCCGCTGTGAGCTTTACCTGCTTCATACGGGGATTCCGGAAGAAGGCATAGCGGCAATCTCGTCGACTATCGAAACGCATTCCATCCTCCTCTCCCAGGAACAGCTCGCGGAGGCGCCATGTGCGGCTCGATTCCCGCCTGAGGCTTCGGCTCCACTGCTGCTGCCCGAGTTGCTGCCATCCGTGGTGGAGCGAGTGCTGTTCCTTGACGCCGACCTGTTGGTGATGCGAGATGTGGCGGAGCTGTGGGAGACACCGCTGGATGAGCGCGTGCTGGCGGCTGCTCCGGATGCCGCAGTGCCGTTGTGCTCGGCTCCGCGCGGCGTGAAGGGGTGGCAGGCGTTGGGTATCCCTCACGACGCCGCCTATTTCAATTGTGGTGTTCTCCTGATCCACCTCGGGCGCTGGCGCGAGCGCAATGTCACGCAGCGGGCACTGCGGTACTTTGAGAACACACGCGAGCCTATCGACTTCCTGCACCAGGAAGCTCTGAACGCCGTGCTCTGGGATGACTGGAAACGTCTGGATCCCCGCTGGAATCTGCTGGCGAGCCGCGCCGGCCGATCGTTCGACCGGAGCGGCCGTGAAGACTGGAAGCGACCGGGCATCGTCCATTTCGCGGGGCGGATGAAGCCATGGCGCGCCGCCATCGGCGGGCCATTCAACGCTCCGTATCAGAGGGCGCTGGCGGATGTCCTGCCGCTGCTCTCGCCCGAGCCGGCCGACTGGATGGACCGGTTCGTTAGTCTCTATGACCGGCATTTGCGCGCGGTCCTGTACCCGCTGGAGCAGTATTTGTGGAGGCGCCGTTTTCTATGA
- a CDS encoding protein kinase codes for MDYTIGSRIGDYEILSILGAGGMGKVYKVRNLLTERQEAMKVLLMNAGEEQDQADRFLREIKVQARLTHKNIAGLHTALRVENQVLMVMEYVEGTTLERLLKMGPVPPQKAAQLMCQVLDALAYAHEAGVVHRDLKPANIMMTTDGVVKLLDFGIAKLKQDQSLTKTGFTVGSLPYMSPEQIEGATDLDQRADIYALGISLYEMVTGRRPFLGDSDYSLMVAHLKQIPVPPIEIDPNVPQGLNDIILTAIAKDREQRFQSAGAMLRAMQSILGDAAPAVYTPAPVATSAPVPDAVPTRTQGAHAAPNYGAPPPAGSSGSAFMPAAGIGSPAPEFPAPPVAPVPVGKPLGHRGLYIALGSLVTVVVLVAAAMQIPKYFKTQAEGGSPQVSTKQEPVSEPPQVSQPPAAQPTATETQTPQTASPQAASTSGGYTPPVAPAGGGRRPHSEVAGSQPVSPVAHGQTAGGVVQNPPVAPPPVVQQPAGHPAVDANEGALREARESLMLLGTRANTVKSSLSRLKQEQARQGLGLRGDINTAEQQMEYYLDECEGALKRGDLAGAKKYLGLGERTVTKLEEFLGR; via the coding sequence ATGGACTACACGATTGGTTCGCGCATCGGCGACTACGAGATCCTGTCGATCCTGGGCGCCGGGGGGATGGGGAAGGTGTACAAGGTCCGCAACCTGCTGACCGAGCGGCAGGAGGCGATGAAGGTCCTGCTGATGAATGCGGGTGAAGAGCAGGACCAGGCGGACCGTTTCCTGCGGGAAATCAAAGTTCAGGCGCGGCTGACACACAAGAATATCGCGGGTCTGCACACGGCGCTACGCGTGGAGAACCAGGTGTTGATGGTGATGGAGTATGTGGAAGGGACGACGCTCGAGCGGCTGCTGAAGATGGGGCCGGTGCCTCCGCAGAAGGCCGCGCAGTTGATGTGCCAAGTGCTGGACGCGCTGGCTTACGCGCATGAGGCGGGCGTGGTTCACCGCGATCTGAAACCGGCGAACATCATGATGACGACCGACGGCGTGGTGAAGCTGTTGGACTTCGGCATTGCGAAGCTGAAGCAGGACCAGTCGCTGACGAAGACCGGGTTTACCGTGGGTTCGCTCCCCTACATGTCGCCGGAGCAGATTGAAGGCGCGACGGACCTGGATCAGCGGGCGGACATTTACGCGCTGGGGATTTCGCTGTACGAGATGGTGACGGGGCGGCGGCCGTTTTTGGGCGATAGCGACTATTCGCTGATGGTGGCGCATCTGAAGCAGATCCCGGTGCCGCCGATCGAGATTGACCCGAATGTCCCGCAGGGGTTGAACGATATCATCCTGACGGCGATTGCCAAGGACCGGGAGCAGCGCTTCCAGTCGGCGGGGGCGATGCTGCGGGCGATGCAGAGTATTCTGGGCGATGCGGCTCCGGCAGTGTATACGCCTGCTCCGGTGGCCACTTCGGCGCCTGTGCCCGATGCGGTGCCTACCCGCACGCAGGGCGCGCATGCGGCGCCGAACTATGGGGCTCCACCGCCGGCAGGGTCGTCGGGCTCGGCATTCATGCCCGCGGCGGGGATAGGATCGCCGGCTCCGGAGTTCCCTGCTCCGCCGGTGGCTCCGGTGCCCGTGGGTAAACCGCTGGGACACCGGGGCTTGTATATCGCGCTTGGGTCGCTGGTGACCGTGGTGGTGCTGGTTGCCGCGGCGATGCAGATCCCGAAGTACTTCAAAACCCAGGCGGAGGGTGGGTCGCCTCAGGTATCGACGAAGCAGGAACCGGTGAGCGAACCGCCTCAGGTTTCGCAACCGCCTGCGGCGCAGCCGACCGCGACCGAGACGCAGACGCCACAAACGGCGAGTCCGCAGGCGGCTTCGACTTCGGGTGGATACACGCCTCCGGTGGCGCCTGCCGGCGGTGGGCGGCGGCCCCATTCGGAGGTCGCTGGTTCGCAGCCCGTAAGTCCGGTGGCTCACGGGCAGACGGCGGGCGGGGTGGTTCAGAATCCTCCGGTGGCCCCGCCGCCCGTGGTGCAGCAACCGGCCGGGCATCCGGCGGTGGACGCGAACGAAGGGGCTCTGCGTGAGGCTCGCGAGTCGCTGATGCTGCTGGGGACTCGGGCCAATACCGTGAAGAGCAGCTTGTCCCGACTGAAGCAGGAACAGGCACGGCAGGGGTTGGGGCTGCGCGGGGATATCAATACTGCGGAACAGCAGATGGAGTATTACCTGGATGAATGCGAGGGGGCTCTGAAACGGGGCGACCTGGCCGGGGCTAAGAAGTACCTGGGGTTGGGGGAGCGGACAGTTACCAAGTTGGAGGAGTTTCTGGGGCGGTAG
- the cysC gene encoding adenylyl-sulfate kinase gives MQTGCTLWFTGMSGSGKSTLSKMLSARLRAMGARVEVLDGDVIRTHLCRGLTFSKEDREENIRRIGFICELLSRNGVIAIAAAISPYRAGRDELRARIENFVEIHMHCPVEVLVERDVKGLYKKALAGEIPHFTGISDPYEPPLAPDVTIDSSAQTPEEGVSAVLRRLEELGIISSPYETIPGGDESHQG, from the coding sequence ATGCAAACAGGCTGTACGTTGTGGTTTACAGGCATGTCGGGCAGTGGCAAGAGTACGCTGTCGAAAATGCTCAGCGCCCGCTTGCGAGCGATGGGCGCCAGGGTGGAGGTGCTTGACGGGGATGTGATCCGCACTCACCTGTGCCGTGGTCTGACCTTCAGTAAGGAAGACCGTGAGGAGAATATCCGCCGCATCGGCTTCATCTGCGAGTTGCTGTCGCGCAACGGTGTGATAGCGATCGCGGCCGCGATTTCACCCTACCGCGCGGGTCGCGACGAGTTACGGGCGCGCATCGAGAACTTCGTCGAGATCCACATGCACTGCCCCGTCGAGGTACTGGTGGAGCGCGACGTCAAAGGTCTCTACAAGAAGGCACTGGCGGGCGAGATCCCGCACTTCACGGGCATCTCCGACCCCTACGAGCCGCCCCTCGCTCCGGACGTGACCATCGACTCCTCCGCGCAAACGCCGGAAGAGGGTGTGTCGGCGGTCCTGCGCCGCCTGGAGGAGCTCGGCATCATCTCGTCGCCGTACGAGACAATCCCCGGTGGTGACGAGTCTCACCAAGGCTGA
- a CDS encoding IS1634 family transposase: protein MYVEIVPNRSSPPAVLLRSATRQGKRILKRTLANLSDWPPAQVDLLRRVLKGESLLSPSEALQIQRSLPHGHVAATLGVLRRLGLDHILASTRCPQRDLVCAMIVARILAPASKLATSRGLSAHTATSSLATLLDLRNPDEDQLYAALDWLQSRQARIEKQLARRHLSEGSLVLYDLTSTYFEGRRCPLAHYGHSRDERPGNLQIVFGLLTNQDGCPVAVEVFEGNTGDPKTVAAQVGKLRQRFGLNQVILVGDRGMLTSARLRQDLAPEEGLRWITALRAVQIQQLASDGHLQLSLFDQQDLAEIRHPAYPGERLMACRNPLLAEERKRKREELLAATEKQLDRIVTATQRKRRPLRGKKEIGLAVGKLLGRYKMGKHFQLTIEDDTFRWTRKPASIDKEASLDGIYVIRTNVSAESLSAAEAVAHYKSLASVERAFRSMKSVDLKVRPIHHHQADRVKAHIFLCMLAYYVEWHMRQALAPMLFDDEDREAAQAQRRSVVAPAQRSESAQKKAASRHTQDGLPVHSFRTLLQDLATLTRNEVSMGGQTFQMLASPTPVQERAFQLLQVSP, encoded by the coding sequence ATGTACGTGGAGATCGTCCCCAATCGCTCTTCACCCCCTGCCGTGCTCCTGCGTTCCGCTACCCGTCAAGGCAAACGGATCCTCAAACGCACTCTCGCCAATCTCTCCGATTGGCCGCCCGCTCAGGTCGATCTCCTCCGTCGCGTCCTCAAAGGCGAGTCTCTGCTGTCTCCTTCCGAAGCCCTGCAGATTCAGCGCTCCCTCCCTCACGGCCATGTCGCAGCCACTCTCGGAGTCCTGCGCCGCCTCGGCCTCGACCATATCTTGGCGAGTACCCGCTGCCCTCAACGCGATCTGGTCTGCGCCATGATCGTGGCCCGCATCCTCGCGCCCGCTTCCAAACTCGCCACCTCGCGCGGCTTGTCCGCGCATACCGCCACCAGTTCGCTCGCCACCCTGCTGGATCTCCGCAATCCGGACGAGGATCAGCTCTACGCCGCTCTGGACTGGTTGCAGAGCCGGCAGGCGCGTATCGAAAAGCAGTTGGCGCGGCGCCACCTGAGCGAGGGCTCACTGGTGCTCTATGACCTCACCTCGACCTACTTCGAAGGCCGCCGCTGCCCACTGGCGCACTATGGCCACTCGCGCGATGAACGACCCGGCAACCTGCAAATCGTCTTCGGCCTGTTAACCAACCAGGATGGCTGTCCGGTGGCGGTGGAAGTCTTCGAAGGCAACACCGGCGATCCGAAAACCGTGGCTGCTCAGGTCGGCAAACTCCGTCAACGCTTCGGACTGAATCAAGTGATCCTGGTCGGCGACCGCGGCATGCTCACCTCGGCCCGCCTGCGGCAAGACTTGGCGCCGGAAGAAGGGTTGCGCTGGATCACGGCGTTGCGCGCAGTCCAGATCCAGCAGTTGGCCTCCGATGGGCATCTGCAGTTGTCGCTATTCGACCAGCAGGACCTGGCCGAAATTCGCCACCCGGCCTATCCCGGCGAACGCTTGATGGCCTGTCGCAATCCCTTGCTGGCCGAAGAGCGCAAACGCAAGCGCGAGGAACTGCTGGCGGCCACGGAGAAACAACTCGACAGGATTGTGACGGCGACACAGCGCAAACGGCGGCCGCTGCGGGGCAAGAAAGAAATCGGCTTGGCCGTGGGCAAATTGCTGGGCCGCTACAAGATGGGCAAGCACTTTCAGTTGACCATCGAAGACGACACTTTCCGCTGGACGCGCAAGCCGGCCAGCATCGACAAGGAAGCGTCTCTGGATGGCATCTACGTGATTCGCACCAATGTGTCGGCCGAATCGCTGTCTGCCGCCGAAGCCGTTGCGCATTACAAGAGTCTGGCCAGCGTGGAGCGTGCCTTCCGCAGCATGAAGAGCGTGGATCTCAAAGTGAGGCCGATCCACCACCATCAAGCCGATCGGGTGAAGGCGCACATCTTCCTGTGCATGCTGGCTTATTACGTGGAGTGGCACATGCGCCAGGCGCTGGCGCCGATGCTATTTGACGACGAAGATCGTGAGGCCGCCCAGGCGCAACGGCGCAGCGTGGTAGCCCCGGCACAGCGATCAGAGAGCGCTCAAAAGAAGGCTGCCAGCAGGCACACTCAGGACGGACTGCCGGTGCACAGCTTCCGCACGCTGCTGCAGGATCTGGCCACTCTCACACGCAATGAAGTCAGCATGGGCGGGCAGACCTTTCAAATGCTGGCCTCGCCAACGCCCGTGCAGGAACGTGCCTTCCAATTGCTGCAGGTCTCACCGTAG
- a CDS encoding methyltransferase — MPPVDLWQLADLQTPWCLLTAATLRIANHIDAGITHIDDLAAAAHCDPFVLHRLLETLIEKGVFEQPEPGRFALNEAARGLLNPGMLLGLDLDGFGGRMAHAWGTMLQYVRTGKSAYPEVFGCSFWEDLDAHPAIGAQFDAVIGPQGHGTPNPHFDITGGWASIQTVTDLGGGTGAMLAEILRAHPHVHGTLLDVPRTVARAPEILEAAGVADRATLAGQSFFDPLPPGADIYLLRGILNDWPDAETVAILTRAAEAARPNGRVVVLKSVGPSGVPRGISIEMVLLAGKHRTIDEFRDLAAQAKLEVVSAGRQPNGYYVVECRPL; from the coding sequence ATGCCGCCCGTCGACCTCTGGCAACTCGCCGACCTCCAGACCCCCTGGTGCCTGCTCACCGCCGCCACCCTCCGCATCGCCAACCACATCGACGCCGGCATCACCCACATCGACGATCTCGCCGCCGCCGCCCATTGCGACCCCTTCGTGCTCCACCGCCTCCTTGAAACGCTCATCGAAAAAGGAGTCTTCGAACAACCCGAGCCGGGCCGCTTCGCCCTCAACGAGGCCGCCCGCGGCCTGCTGAACCCAGGCATGCTCCTCGGTCTCGACCTGGACGGATTCGGTGGTCGCATGGCCCACGCCTGGGGCACCATGCTCCAATACGTCCGCACCGGCAAATCGGCCTATCCGGAAGTCTTTGGCTGTTCCTTCTGGGAAGACCTCGACGCCCACCCCGCCATCGGTGCTCAGTTCGACGCCGTCATCGGCCCGCAGGGCCACGGCACGCCGAACCCCCACTTCGACATCACCGGAGGCTGGGCATCGATCCAAACCGTCACGGATCTCGGCGGAGGCACCGGAGCCATGCTCGCCGAAATCCTGCGAGCCCATCCGCACGTCCACGGAACCTTGCTCGACGTCCCGCGTACCGTGGCCCGGGCGCCCGAAATCCTGGAAGCCGCCGGAGTCGCCGACCGCGCCACCCTGGCTGGCCAGAGCTTCTTCGACCCCCTCCCGCCCGGAGCCGACATCTATCTCCTCCGGGGCATCCTCAACGACTGGCCCGACGCCGAAACAGTAGCCATCCTGACCCGTGCCGCCGAAGCCGCGCGTCCCAACGGCCGTGTGGTCGTACTGAAAAGTGTGGGCCCATCCGGAGTACCCCGAGGCATCTCCATAGAAATGGTGCTTCTAGCCGGCAAGCACCGCACCATCGACGAATTCCGCGACCTGGCCGCGCAGGCCAAACTCGAAGTGGTATCCGCCGGCCGGCAACCCAACGGCTACTACGTAGTCGAATGCCGCCCGCTTTAG
- a CDS encoding CsgG/HfaB family protein, with the protein MSSGIWRMALAGLVALSCVAQSAPPKKKVAILDFEYGTVQGGVSAIFGANVDIGKGIADMLVEKLVQGGVYTVFERKALDKVMAEQNLSNSDRADATTAAKIGKLLGVDAIILGSITQFGRDDKQTSVGGGAFGGMANRYGLGGIGKKEAKAVVAISARVIGTDTAQIYAAFTGKGESKRSGASLLGAGGSYGAGAGAAISMGSTQFANSILGEATAQAVAQTATQLQGSATSIPGHARAMIEGLVADVSGNSVTLNVGKKAGVALGDRFDVVRVTREIKDPASGKVIRRVEDRLGSITITEVDDLSAVGTFAGSSPLKVGDAVKTAN; encoded by the coding sequence ATGAGTAGCGGAATTTGGAGGATGGCGCTAGCCGGATTGGTCGCGCTGAGTTGCGTGGCCCAGAGCGCCCCGCCCAAAAAGAAGGTTGCCATATTGGATTTCGAGTATGGGACCGTGCAGGGCGGCGTGTCGGCGATCTTCGGAGCGAATGTCGACATCGGCAAGGGCATTGCCGACATGCTGGTGGAGAAGTTGGTACAAGGCGGCGTCTATACGGTCTTTGAACGCAAGGCCCTGGACAAGGTGATGGCCGAACAGAACCTCTCCAATAGCGACCGCGCGGACGCGACGACGGCGGCCAAGATCGGCAAGTTGCTGGGCGTGGACGCGATTATTTTGGGCAGCATCACGCAGTTCGGGCGCGATGACAAACAGACCAGTGTGGGCGGCGGAGCGTTTGGCGGGATGGCTAACCGTTACGGGTTGGGCGGCATCGGCAAGAAGGAAGCGAAGGCCGTGGTGGCGATCAGCGCCCGGGTTATCGGTACGGACACGGCGCAGATCTACGCGGCGTTCACGGGCAAGGGCGAATCGAAGCGGTCGGGTGCTTCGTTGCTGGGGGCGGGCGGGAGCTACGGCGCGGGCGCCGGCGCGGCCATCAGCATGGGCAGCACGCAGTTTGCGAATTCGATCCTGGGTGAGGCCACGGCGCAGGCGGTGGCGCAGACCGCGACCCAGTTGCAGGGCAGTGCCACGTCGATTCCGGGGCACGCACGGGCGATGATCGAAGGCCTGGTGGCCGACGTGAGCGGGAACAGCGTGACCTTGAACGTGGGCAAGAAGGCCGGCGTCGCGCTGGGTGACCGGTTTGACGTGGTGCGGGTGACGCGGGAGATCAAGGATCCAGCATCGGGCAAGGTGATCCGGCGGGTGGAAGATCGCCTAGGCTCGATCACGATCACTGAAGTGGATGATCTTTCGGCTGTCGGAACGTTCGCGGGGAGCTCACCGTTGAAGGTGGGCGATGCGGTAAAGACTGCGAATTGA